One part of the Marinobacter sp. M3C genome encodes these proteins:
- a CDS encoding cbb3-type cytochrome c oxidase subunit I — MKYESQRVAMPYFIFALILFAGQIVFGLILGLQYVVGDFLFPEIPFNVARMVHTNLLIVWLLFGFMGATYYLVPEEAQTELYSPLLAWILFWVFAVAGTLTILGYLFVDYATLADITMNKLWPTMGREFLEQPTITKMGLALVFIGFLFNILMTALKGRKTVVNIILITGLIGLTVLWMFSFYNPENLTTDKYYWWFVIHLWVEGVWELIMGAILAFVLIKITGVDREVIEKWLYVIIAMALITGIIGTGHHFFWIGPSEYWLWLGSVFGALEPIPFFMMVLFAFTMINRRKRNHPNKAATLWAMGTAVMAFLGAGVWGFLHTLAPINYYTHGSQITAAHGHMAFYGAYVMIVLTIISYAMPIMRGRPYGNSNEAQVVEMWGFWLMTISMVFITLFLTGAGILQIWLQRMPESGEALSFMVTQDKIAVFYWARLIAGCFFSGGLVVYFCSFFIKGQASFDDEVRGPALQDA, encoded by the coding sequence ATGAAATACGAGTCTCAACGGGTCGCCATGCCCTACTTCATCTTTGCCTTAATTCTTTTTGCCGGCCAGATCGTTTTCGGTCTGATTCTGGGCCTGCAATACGTGGTGGGTGACTTTCTGTTCCCGGAAATCCCTTTCAACGTTGCACGCATGGTTCATACCAATCTGCTGATCGTCTGGCTGTTGTTCGGCTTTATGGGCGCAACCTATTATCTGGTACCGGAAGAAGCGCAAACCGAGCTATACAGCCCGCTGCTTGCGTGGATTCTGTTCTGGGTATTTGCCGTTGCCGGCACGCTGACCATTCTGGGTTACCTGTTTGTGGATTACGCCACTCTGGCGGACATCACCATGAACAAACTGTGGCCCACCATGGGCCGGGAATTTCTGGAACAACCGACTATTACCAAAATGGGCTTGGCCCTGGTGTTCATCGGGTTTTTGTTCAATATCCTGATGACTGCCCTCAAAGGCCGCAAAACCGTGGTCAATATTATACTGATCACTGGGCTGATCGGCCTGACCGTGCTGTGGATGTTCTCCTTCTACAACCCCGAAAACCTGACCACCGACAAGTACTACTGGTGGTTCGTAATACACCTGTGGGTTGAAGGCGTGTGGGAACTGATCATGGGCGCCATCCTGGCCTTTGTGCTGATCAAAATCACCGGCGTAGATCGGGAAGTCATCGAGAAGTGGCTGTACGTCATCATTGCCATGGCGTTGATTACCGGCATCATCGGCACCGGTCACCACTTCTTCTGGATCGGGCCATCCGAATACTGGCTGTGGCTGGGCTCGGTGTTCGGCGCACTGGAACCGATTCCGTTCTTCATGATGGTGCTGTTTGCCTTCACTATGATCAACCGGCGCAAACGTAATCACCCCAATAAGGCCGCGACTCTGTGGGCTATGGGCACTGCTGTGATGGCTTTTCTGGGAGCAGGCGTGTGGGGCTTTCTGCATACGCTGGCACCGATAAACTACTACACCCACGGCAGTCAGATCACTGCGGCCCATGGCCATATGGCGTTCTACGGCGCCTATGTGATGATCGTGCTCACCATCATTTCCTACGCCATGCCGATCATGCGGGGCCGGCCTTACGGCAACAGCAACGAGGCCCAGGTGGTGGAAATGTGGGGGTTCTGGTTGATGACCATCTCCATGGTGTTCATCACCCTGTTCCTGACGGGTGCAGGCATCCTGCAAATCTGGCTGCAACGTATGCCAGAAAGCGGTGAAGCACTGTCGTTTATGGTCACCCAGGACAAGATCGCAGTGTTTTACTGGGCGCGCCTGATCGCTGGCTGCTTCTTTTCCGGCGGGTTGGTCGTGTACTTCTGCAGCTTCTTCATTAAGGGACAAGCGTCTTTTGACGACGAAGTTCGTGGCCCCGCACTTCAGGACGCGTAA
- a CDS encoding NADPH-dependent FMN reductase, which produces MKILAISGSLRKGSFNTQLLKTVAEFVDRGTSIEVFDLADIPLYNGDLDGDTKPAPVQAWLDAIADADGMLIATPEYNYSVPGVLKNAIDWASRPAFNSVMRGKPTGVMSSSMSTLGGARAQVHLRDILAATLTPVYLAPDFALASAHTAFNEEGRLVDESTRDFLQKYMTGYTHWLASQ; this is translated from the coding sequence ATGAAGATATTGGCCATTAGCGGCAGTTTGCGTAAGGGTTCCTTCAATACCCAACTACTGAAAACGGTTGCAGAGTTTGTCGATCGAGGCACATCGATCGAAGTGTTTGATCTTGCCGATATACCCCTCTACAACGGTGATCTGGATGGTGACACCAAGCCGGCACCGGTGCAGGCTTGGTTGGATGCCATCGCCGATGCCGACGGCATGCTGATCGCCACCCCGGAATACAATTACAGCGTCCCTGGTGTCCTTAAAAATGCCATTGACTGGGCCTCGCGACCGGCATTTAACTCAGTGATGCGCGGCAAGCCCACCGGCGTAATGAGCAGTTCGATGAGCACTCTTGGCGGGGCCCGAGCTCAGGTTCATCTGCGTGACATTCTTGCGGCGACCCTGACGCCAGTGTATCTGGCTCCGGATTTCGCCCTGGCTTCCGCGCATACCGCTTTTAATGAGGAAGGCCGTCTGGTTGATGAGTCTACCCGGGATTTTCTGCAGAAGTACATGACGGGCTATACCCACTGGCTGGCCAGCCAATGA
- a CDS encoding Cd(II)/Pb(II)-responsive transcriptional regulator translates to MKIGEVSGHASVPVETIRYYEKIGLLLKPDRDASGYRVYRNAHLNRLLFIKRCRNLDMTQDEIRELIRLSENPEADCHEVDALLARHLSHVRDRLKELANLEQTLEQLQKACSNAGGTTVQECGILGGLSSELENLHKKHSDHENHVPGTHRPGKN, encoded by the coding sequence ATGAAAATTGGTGAGGTATCCGGGCACGCATCCGTTCCCGTGGAAACGATTCGCTATTATGAAAAAATCGGTTTGCTGCTAAAGCCGGATCGAGACGCCAGCGGCTACCGTGTTTATCGTAACGCACACTTGAACCGTCTTTTGTTCATCAAGCGTTGTCGTAACCTTGATATGACTCAGGACGAAATCCGCGAGTTGATTCGGCTGTCCGAAAACCCCGAAGCAGACTGCCATGAAGTTGACGCCCTTCTGGCCCGACATTTGAGCCACGTGCGCGACCGGTTGAAGGAGCTCGCAAACCTCGAACAAACCCTGGAGCAACTGCAAAAAGCCTGCTCGAATGCTGGTGGCACCACGGTTCAGGAGTGCGGCATTCTGGGAGGGCTCAGCTCAGAACTGGAAAATTTGCACAAAAAGCACAGCGACCACGAGAATCACGTGCCAGGCACCCACAGGCCTGGTAAAAATTAA
- a CDS encoding 4Fe-4S binding protein: MTVQQANPKDTLQDKRLITRAAFFGLFLLAPVLNIFRYDLTETRFVLLGFPLSFNLNLDWVAQSSPVDVASQILLWFILPILVLVPLVLWVAWKWGRIYCGWLCPHFSVVETINQLMTRITGRPTLWEALKKGRRGKVIHWAGLSLVCGLIGFSWALALLSYLLPPIPLYADLITGNLAFYPSIFLAAATTAFTLDFLFARHLFCKYGCVFGVVQSIAWMAHGRGQLVTFDTSRAAACRDCTKACDEACPMRLPTRSHKRAKFSCTQCLQCVSACREVQKNNPEGSLLHWQPGEPSRQTVLIPSHQLDSKPARPRAEQRLR, from the coding sequence GTGACCGTGCAGCAAGCGAATCCCAAAGACACACTCCAGGACAAGCGGCTGATCACCCGTGCTGCTTTCTTCGGGTTGTTCCTGCTGGCACCGGTGCTGAATATCTTTCGCTATGACCTGACGGAGACCCGGTTTGTCTTACTTGGTTTTCCGCTCTCGTTCAATCTGAATCTCGACTGGGTGGCGCAAAGTTCTCCAGTGGACGTCGCCAGCCAAATACTGCTGTGGTTCATTCTTCCCATTCTAGTGCTGGTTCCCCTTGTACTCTGGGTTGCCTGGAAGTGGGGACGAATATACTGCGGCTGGCTGTGCCCGCATTTCTCTGTAGTGGAAACCATCAACCAACTGATGACACGTATTACCGGCCGCCCGACGCTCTGGGAAGCCCTTAAAAAAGGCCGCCGCGGCAAGGTCATACACTGGGCGGGCTTGTCACTAGTTTGCGGTCTGATTGGTTTTTCTTGGGCCCTCGCTCTGCTTTCTTACCTATTGCCACCCATTCCGTTATATGCGGACTTGATCACTGGCAACCTGGCGTTTTACCCGAGCATTTTTCTGGCCGCCGCAACCACGGCCTTCACGCTGGACTTTCTGTTTGCCCGCCATCTTTTTTGCAAATACGGTTGCGTGTTCGGCGTCGTACAGAGTATTGCCTGGATGGCCCATGGCCGCGGGCAGCTAGTGACCTTTGACACCAGCCGCGCCGCGGCCTGCCGCGACTGCACAAAGGCCTGCGACGAGGCTTGCCCTATGCGCCTGCCTACTCGCAGCCATAAACGTGCAAAGTTTTCCTGCACCCAGTGCCTCCAATGCGTGAGTGCCTGCCGTGAGGTGCAAAAAAACAACCCAGAAGGCAGCCTACTGCACTGGCAACCGGGCGAGCCCAGCCGGCAGACTGTTCTGATTCCCAGCCATCAGCTTGACAGCAAACCCGCCAGACCGCGGGCTGAACAGCGTCTGAGATGA
- a CDS encoding cytochrome c — MAERFTKSMARNIYLGGSTFFILLFLILTFDTQSRAMPERDNRDQLTEQVVNGKHVWENNNCVGCHSLMGEGAYFAPELANVFDRRGAGNSDVFKAYMNAWMNAMPTNAPGRRQMPQFNLTDQEIEDLASFLEWTSKIDDNGWPPNIEG; from the coding sequence ATGGCCGAACGCTTTACCAAAAGCATGGCCAGAAACATCTATTTGGGAGGAAGCACGTTCTTCATCCTGCTGTTTCTGATTCTGACTTTTGACACTCAATCGCGGGCGATGCCCGAGCGAGATAACCGGGACCAGCTCACCGAGCAGGTTGTTAATGGCAAACACGTCTGGGAAAACAACAACTGCGTTGGCTGTCATTCTCTTATGGGTGAAGGCGCTTACTTTGCACCGGAATTGGCCAACGTATTCGACCGCCGCGGCGCCGGCAACAGCGACGTGTTCAAGGCGTACATGAACGCCTGGATGAACGCTATGCCCACCAACGCACCCGGCCGCCGGCAAATGCCGCAATTCAACCTGACAGACCAGGAAATCGAAGATCTGGCATCGTTCCTCGAATGGACGTCCAAGATTGACGATAACGGCTGGCCACCCAACATCGAAGGTTAA
- a CDS encoding cryptochrome/photolyase family protein: MANLILILADQLTPGLSALDGADRDTDRIVMAEVHSEASYTNHHKKKLILLFSAMRHFAGQLEADGYSVHYQRYHPDNTAQSLEQVMAEQIKAHQPERIITTECGEWRLHNIISQWHETLGVTTEIRPDTRFIATKQEFADWAEGRKQLRMEYFYREMRRKTGLLMTPEQKPEGGEWNYDAENRQKWTGKPPAPAPFRIEPDAVTQEVIDMVEKHFGDHFGSSDDFHFAVTAADAEKALEHFIDYALPCFGDYQDAISDHEDWLFHSILSPYINCGLLDPLAVCKQAAQAWYAGRAPINAVEGFIRQIVGWREFVRGIYWLHMPEYARNNQLGNDRALPGFYWTGDTRMRCMHKAIDATRRNGYAHHIQRLMVTGNFALLAGITPDEICDWYLAVYVDAYDWVELPNVLGMVMHADGGYLGSKPYAASGKYIQRQSDHCKNCHYKVAKATEDDACPFNSLYWHFIDRHRDQFAKNPRMTMMYRNWEKQKPERRDALLKRANYLLDNLDSL, translated from the coding sequence ATGGCTAACCTGATTTTGATTCTCGCAGACCAGCTAACGCCAGGCCTGAGCGCTCTGGACGGCGCCGATCGCGATACCGACCGAATCGTTATGGCGGAAGTTCACAGCGAAGCCAGCTACACCAACCACCACAAGAAAAAACTGATACTGCTGTTCAGTGCCATGCGCCATTTTGCTGGCCAGTTGGAAGCCGACGGTTACAGCGTGCATTACCAGCGCTATCACCCCGATAACACGGCGCAAAGCCTGGAACAGGTGATGGCCGAGCAAATAAAGGCCCACCAACCCGAGCGCATTATTACCACCGAGTGCGGCGAATGGCGCCTGCACAACATCATCAGCCAGTGGCATGAAACCCTGGGCGTAACGACAGAAATTCGCCCGGACACCCGTTTTATTGCAACTAAACAAGAATTTGCCGATTGGGCCGAAGGCCGCAAACAGCTGCGCATGGAATATTTCTACCGGGAAATGCGGCGCAAAACCGGGCTACTGATGACCCCGGAGCAAAAGCCTGAAGGCGGCGAATGGAACTACGACGCCGAAAACCGCCAAAAATGGACGGGCAAACCACCTGCTCCAGCGCCGTTCCGGATCGAACCGGATGCCGTCACCCAAGAAGTCATCGACATGGTAGAAAAACACTTCGGCGACCATTTTGGCAGCAGCGACGACTTTCATTTTGCAGTGACCGCCGCCGACGCCGAGAAAGCCCTGGAACACTTCATTGACTACGCCCTGCCCTGCTTTGGCGACTACCAAGACGCGATATCTGACCACGAAGACTGGTTGTTCCATTCCATATTGTCGCCCTACATAAACTGCGGCTTGCTAGACCCGCTTGCCGTATGCAAGCAGGCGGCCCAAGCCTGGTACGCTGGGCGTGCGCCCATCAACGCGGTGGAAGGATTTATTCGTCAAATTGTCGGCTGGCGCGAGTTTGTACGCGGCATTTACTGGCTGCACATGCCCGAGTACGCCCGCAATAACCAGTTGGGCAATGACCGCGCCCTACCCGGGTTCTACTGGACCGGCGACACCCGCATGCGCTGTATGCACAAAGCCATTGATGCCACCCGCCGCAATGGCTATGCCCACCACATTCAACGCTTGATGGTGACCGGCAACTTCGCCCTGCTGGCCGGCATTACACCCGATGAAATTTGTGACTGGTATCTGGCGGTCTATGTGGATGCCTACGACTGGGTGGAACTTCCCAACGTGCTGGGCATGGTGATGCACGCCGACGGTGGCTATTTAGGCTCAAAACCTTACGCCGCCAGCGGTAAGTACATCCAGCGCCAATCAGACCACTGTAAAAACTGCCATTACAAAGTGGCGAAAGCCACCGAAGACGACGCTTGCCCGTTCAACTCGCTGTATTGGCACTTTATTGACCGCCACCGTGATCAGTTCGCTAAAAATCCGCGCATGACTATGATGTATCGCAATTGGGAAAAACAAAAACCGGAGCGCCGCGACGCTTTGCTGAAACGCGCCAACTATTTGCTGGACAACCTGGACAGCCTGTAA
- a CDS encoding LysR family transcriptional regulator, with amino-acid sequence MDRIDAMRAFVTVVNAGTFTRAADRLEMSPQLVSKYVSQLEQHLGVRLLNRTTRKIHLTEAGTSYHQQAQQVLNDIDDMESQIGDLQTQAQGLLRISAPVSFAIRHMTPFLNEFQKAHPGVGIDLQLNDRKVDVVEEGFDVVLRIGHLKSSSLIAKRIAPVRLLLCASPAYLKQHGTPQHPEDLRGHRHLRYSYMELDTSQPVYRWLQSNRQDGISHMISNNGDVLIEAAIAGAGIALQPTFISGSAIKEGKLQVVLPEYEPEPMGLYAVYAHRQLLASKVRSFVDFIDGYFGAPPILGLNSPAFPLRD; translated from the coding sequence ATGGACCGTATCGATGCCATGCGCGCCTTCGTCACAGTGGTGAACGCAGGCACTTTCACCCGCGCCGCCGACCGTCTGGAAATGTCCCCGCAGCTGGTCAGCAAGTACGTGTCCCAGCTGGAGCAACACTTGGGCGTACGGCTGCTCAACCGCACCACCCGCAAGATCCACCTGACCGAGGCCGGAACGAGCTATCACCAGCAGGCTCAACAGGTACTGAACGACATCGATGACATGGAGAGCCAAATCGGAGACCTGCAAACCCAGGCCCAGGGTCTGCTCCGCATCAGTGCACCTGTGTCCTTCGCTATCCGCCACATGACGCCGTTCCTGAATGAATTCCAGAAAGCGCATCCGGGCGTAGGCATCGATCTGCAACTGAACGACCGCAAGGTCGACGTCGTCGAGGAGGGGTTTGATGTAGTGCTGCGAATCGGCCACCTGAAAAGCTCCTCACTGATCGCCAAACGGATCGCACCGGTACGGCTGTTGTTGTGCGCCTCACCGGCCTACCTGAAACAACACGGCACTCCCCAGCACCCTGAAGACCTCAGGGGCCACCGTCACCTGCGCTATAGCTACATGGAGCTGGATACCAGCCAGCCCGTGTACCGCTGGCTGCAAAGCAATCGTCAAGACGGCATCAGCCACATGATAAGCAACAATGGAGATGTGCTGATCGAAGCCGCCATCGCTGGCGCGGGCATTGCCTTGCAACCTACCTTTATTTCAGGCTCGGCAATCAAGGAAGGAAAGCTACAGGTCGTCCTGCCGGAGTATGAACCCGAGCCTATGGGGCTCTACGCGGTGTATGCGCACCGGCAGCTGCTGGCGAGCAAGGTTCGAAGTTTCGTTGACTTTATTGACGGTTATTTTGGCGCCCCCCCCATACTGGGATTGAATTCGCCGGCATTTCCCCTAAGGGACTGA
- a CDS encoding DoxX family protein: MSSKFAQTLFNSNGGYAALVLRVPVGLVLAAHGAQKLFGWFGGYGLEGTGQWLASIGLEPGYLMALLAGGAEFFGGLALVLGLLTRPAALVTAFAMLVAIFAVHIGNGLFMSNNGYEYALTLFAVTLALAIQGAGRFALDGVLMGRLAGEIATPTKQHI, from the coding sequence ATGAGCTCCAAATTTGCACAGACGTTATTCAACTCCAACGGCGGTTATGCCGCTTTGGTCCTGCGGGTACCGGTGGGGCTGGTCCTGGCGGCTCACGGCGCTCAGAAACTCTTCGGATGGTTCGGTGGCTATGGTCTGGAAGGGACCGGGCAGTGGTTGGCCAGCATCGGCTTGGAGCCGGGCTACCTGATGGCTTTGCTGGCCGGCGGTGCCGAGTTCTTCGGTGGTCTGGCGCTGGTGCTGGGCCTGCTGACCCGTCCGGCTGCTCTGGTTACGGCCTTTGCCATGCTGGTCGCCATTTTCGCCGTGCATATCGGTAATGGTCTGTTCATGTCCAACAACGGCTACGAGTACGCCCTGACTTTGTTCGCCGTTACGCTTGCGCTGGCAATTCAGGGCGCCGGCCGGTTTGCTCTAGACGGTGTGCTGATGGGGCGCCTGGCTGGCGAAATCGCTACCCCGACGAAACAACACATATAA
- a CDS encoding cation transporter → MACSCSGPELKSPAPGFRRALWIALWVNLAMFFVEGAASLQSGSVSLMADAIDFFGDSANYILSLSVMSLGMLWRGRAAMVKGITMVVFGIVVLARALWVMEQGVTPEPFTMGMIGLLALVANVGVALVLFRFRDGDSDMRSVWLCSRNDAISNLAVMAAALGVFGTGSAWPDLSVAAIMSALAISAGISVVRHARIDIAGAQRPADSEVKAVPR, encoded by the coding sequence ATGGCATGCAGTTGCTCTGGACCAGAACTGAAATCCCCTGCCCCAGGTTTTCGTCGCGCATTGTGGATTGCCCTGTGGGTTAATCTGGCCATGTTTTTCGTGGAAGGTGCTGCCAGCTTGCAATCCGGCTCCGTTTCCCTTATGGCAGACGCCATCGACTTCTTTGGCGACAGCGCCAACTACATTCTGTCACTTTCGGTTATGTCTCTCGGCATGCTCTGGCGCGGCCGCGCGGCCATGGTGAAAGGCATTACCATGGTGGTGTTCGGCATAGTGGTGTTGGCCCGTGCACTTTGGGTGATGGAACAGGGTGTTACCCCCGAACCCTTTACCATGGGCATGATTGGCCTGCTGGCTCTGGTTGCCAACGTGGGCGTTGCCTTGGTGCTTTTCCGGTTTCGGGATGGCGACTCTGATATGCGCTCGGTCTGGCTATGCAGCCGGAATGACGCCATCAGCAACCTGGCCGTGATGGCAGCCGCTCTGGGCGTGTTCGGAACCGGAAGCGCCTGGCCGGATCTGAGTGTGGCCGCCATTATGAGCGCCCTGGCCATATCGGCCGGTATCAGCGTTGTGCGCCATGCCCGAATAGATATTGCAGGGGCTCAACGCCCTGCTGACAGCGAGGTAAAGGCGGTTCCCCGCTAA
- a CDS encoding class III extradiol ring-cleavage dioxygenase: MTHSTATLNEHIAQPVLFIPHGAGPCFFMDWTPADAWDGMAAFLGGIAASLPSRPRAILLISAHWLTPGFSVTAGAKPELIFDYYGFPRHTYELTYPAPGAPALAERVSSLLSEAGLTSHQDSQRGFDHGMFIPLKLMFPDADIPVVQLSLQDGLAPAAHLAAGEALQPLREDGVLIIGSGMSFHNMRGYGDANFTPLSEAFDDWLSQAVAADPKQRKAVLHDWISAPHARQCHPLGGEEHLIPLMVAAGAAGQEIGRKIYSEKVLKTQLSAYRFG, encoded by the coding sequence ATGACGCACTCCACCGCAACGCTCAACGAGCACATTGCTCAGCCGGTCTTATTCATTCCCCACGGAGCGGGTCCCTGTTTTTTTATGGACTGGACTCCGGCCGATGCCTGGGACGGTATGGCTGCCTTTTTGGGGGGAATAGCGGCGTCGTTGCCGTCTCGCCCTCGTGCGATCTTGCTGATCTCTGCGCACTGGCTGACGCCGGGATTCAGCGTAACAGCGGGCGCAAAACCTGAGTTGATTTTTGACTACTACGGGTTCCCCAGGCATACCTACGAACTCACGTATCCGGCGCCCGGAGCGCCGGCACTGGCTGAGCGAGTTTCGAGCCTGTTGTCGGAGGCGGGACTGACCAGCCATCAAGATAGTCAGCGTGGATTCGATCACGGAATGTTTATACCGCTGAAGCTGATGTTCCCCGATGCCGATATTCCCGTGGTGCAATTGTCTCTGCAAGATGGCCTAGCCCCAGCGGCGCACCTGGCCGCCGGAGAGGCCCTGCAGCCGCTGCGTGAAGACGGCGTACTGATCATCGGTAGCGGCATGAGTTTCCACAATATGCGTGGTTATGGAGACGCAAATTTTACACCGCTCTCGGAGGCTTTCGATGACTGGCTCAGCCAGGCGGTTGCGGCCGATCCCAAGCAGCGTAAGGCAGTACTTCACGACTGGATCAGCGCACCACATGCCCGCCAATGCCATCCACTTGGGGGGGAGGAACACCTGATACCACTGATGGTGGCCGCCGGTGCTGCTGGTCAAGAAATTGGCCGCAAGATCTACTCAGAAAAAGTTTTAAAAACACAGCTTTCAGCCTATCGTTTTGGCTAA
- the hemN gene encoding oxygen-independent coproporphyrinogen III oxidase yields the protein MASTTAVPSSDTIILPEFTWDDALIRRYDLSGPRYTSYPTAVEFNQTYPINDMVQAAARSKATGRPLSLYTHIPFCAHLCYYCACNKVITKKRNNAQPYVQRLLKEAAMQAKLFGADRPVKQLHLGGGTPTFLPRDVMRELMHGYGELFNLQTDGSHDYSIEIDPREVDDDTLSTLWELGFNRISLGVQDVNSQVQKAVNRIQPKEMTRGVLDEARRLGFGSINLDLIYGLPYQTPDSFAATLEEVIDMSPDRLSVFSYAHLPERFYPQTRLKGDTMPTPQQKLTILHNTINRLLDAGYEYIGMDHFAKPDDSLALAQRAGRLHRNFQGYTTHSDCDLVSLGVSAIGQTDDAYFQNNHDLPSWEAAIDSGQLAITKGVNLTRDDRLRRWVIGQLICQFRLDRQQFAAEWNEDFDRYFADELLRLKPMMADELIADNGCVLQVQPAGRLLIRAICQIFDAYRKEGATQRFSRII from the coding sequence ATGGCTTCCACAACCGCAGTTCCGTCTTCTGACACCATTATTCTGCCCGAATTTACCTGGGACGACGCGCTCATTCGCCGCTACGATCTGAGCGGCCCGCGCTATACCTCTTACCCTACGGCGGTGGAATTCAATCAGACGTATCCGATTAACGATATGGTGCAGGCGGCCGCACGCAGCAAGGCCACCGGCCGACCGCTGTCGTTGTACACCCACATCCCGTTTTGCGCGCACCTGTGCTACTACTGCGCGTGCAATAAGGTCATCACCAAGAAGCGTAATAATGCCCAGCCTTATGTGCAGCGCCTGCTGAAAGAAGCGGCCATGCAAGCCAAATTATTCGGTGCTGACCGGCCGGTGAAACAGTTGCACTTGGGCGGCGGCACGCCAACGTTCCTGCCCCGCGATGTAATGCGCGAACTGATGCACGGCTACGGCGAACTGTTCAATCTGCAAACCGATGGCAGTCACGACTACAGTATTGAAATCGATCCCCGTGAAGTGGATGACGACACCCTTTCCACACTGTGGGAGTTGGGCTTTAACCGCATCAGCCTGGGCGTGCAGGATGTAAATTCCCAGGTGCAAAAAGCGGTCAACCGGATACAGCCTAAGGAAATGACCCGCGGGGTGTTGGATGAAGCGCGCCGCCTGGGCTTTGGTTCCATTAACCTGGACCTGATTTACGGTCTGCCGTATCAGACCCCGGACAGCTTTGCGGCAACATTGGAAGAAGTGATCGACATGTCGCCAGATCGGCTGTCGGTGTTCAGCTACGCCCATCTGCCAGAGCGGTTCTACCCGCAAACACGGCTCAAGGGCGACACCATGCCCACGCCGCAGCAAAAGCTGACCATCTTGCACAACACCATTAACCGATTGCTGGATGCCGGTTACGAATACATCGGTATGGACCACTTTGCCAAACCTGATGACAGCCTGGCGCTAGCCCAGCGCGCCGGTCGCCTGCATCGTAATTTTCAGGGTTACACCACCCACTCCGATTGCGATCTGGTGTCGCTGGGTGTGTCGGCCATCGGCCAGACCGACGATGCGTACTTCCAGAACAACCACGATCTGCCATCCTGGGAGGCCGCGATAGATTCAGGTCAGCTGGCGATCACCAAAGGTGTGAACCTGACCCGCGACGACCGCCTGCGGCGCTGGGTTATTGGCCAGCTGATCTGTCAGTTCCGTCTGGATCGTCAGCAATTTGCTGCCGAATGGAACGAAGATTTTGACCGATATTTTGCCGATGAACTGTTACGCCTAAAGCCGATGATGGCCGACGAGCTGATTGCGGATAACGGCTGCGTACTGCAGGTGCAGCCCGCTGGACGGCTGCTTATTCGTGCCATTTGTCAGATTTTTGATGCCTATCGCAAAGAAGGGGCCACTCAGCGGTTTTCGCGAATTATCTGA